In a single window of the Flavobacterium sp. W4I14 genome:
- a CDS encoding protein-disulfide isomerase (product_source=COG1651; cath_funfam=3.40.30.10; cog=COG1651; pfam=PF01323; superfamily=52833), whose protein sequence is MKKRSGIRSNLSFVISLWQIAHEFAFPAAIAAEAAGLQGKFWEMHDALYENQYRLNGELFDELAETIGLDLEQFQQDSTSEEIKSKIEDDFDSGVRSGVNGTPSFYVNGNKFDGGATDLYQMLKESAE, encoded by the coding sequence TTGAAGAAACGTTCGGGCATCAGATCAAATTTATCTTTCGTCATTTCCCTTTGGCAAATTGCCCATGAGTTTGCTTTTCCGGCTGCCATTGCTGCAGAAGCAGCAGGTTTACAAGGTAAGTTTTGGGAAATGCACGATGCACTGTACGAAAATCAATACCGCTTAAATGGTGAGCTGTTTGACGAACTGGCCGAAACGATTGGTTTAGACCTGGAGCAGTTTCAGCAAGACAGCACTTCGGAAGAAATCAAAAGCAAAATAGAAGATGATTTTGATAGCGGCGTACGAAGTGGGGTAAACGGAACACCTTCGTTTTATGTAAACGGAAATAAGTTTGATGGAGGTGCAACAGACCTTTATCAGATGCTTAAGGAAAGTGCCGAGTAG
- a CDS encoding protein-disulfide isomerase (product_source=COG1651; cath_funfam=3.40.30.10; cog=COG1651; pfam=PF13462; smart=SM00355; superfamily=52833), with protein MSTLKPEVNNQDHIQGDDSASVTIVEFGDYQCPYCGNAYPIMKEIEETFGHQIKFIFRHFPLANCP; from the coding sequence ATGAGTACTTTAAAACCTGAGGTAAACAATCAAGACCACATCCAAGGTGATGATTCGGCGAGTGTAACCATTGTTGAATTTGGTGATTATCAATGCCCGTATTGCGGTAATGCCTACCCGATTATGAAGGAAATTGAAGAAACGTTCGGGCATCAGATCAAATTTATCTTTCGTCATTTCCCTTTGGCAAATTGCCCATGA
- a CDS encoding peroxiredoxin (product_source=COG1225; cath_funfam=3.40.30.10; cog=COG1225; pfam=PF00578; superfamily=52833), with protein sequence MLEKGATAPDFELNATPDQKIKLKDFKGKNVILAFYPADWSPVCSDQMALYNEMLKYFNKYDAQIFGVSVDSVWCHLAFQENRKLHFPLLADFEPKGEVSKAYGVYDEELGESKRALFVIDKEGKIAWSYLSPIAVNPGADGILDALEELNKK encoded by the coding sequence ATGTTAGAAAAAGGCGCTACAGCACCAGATTTCGAATTGAATGCTACTCCCGATCAGAAAATAAAACTTAAAGATTTTAAAGGTAAAAATGTTATCCTGGCTTTTTATCCTGCCGATTGGAGCCCAGTATGCAGCGACCAAATGGCGCTTTATAACGAAATGCTAAAATATTTTAATAAGTACGACGCACAGATTTTTGGTGTTTCTGTTGATAGTGTTTGGTGCCACCTAGCTTTCCAGGAAAATAGGAAACTGCATTTTCCACTTTTGGCTGATTTTGAGCCAAAAGGCGAAGTGTCTAAAGCTTATGGTGTATACGATGAAGAACTTGGCGAAAGCAAAAGGGCACTTTTTGTCATTGATAAAGAAGGAAAAATCGCCTGGAGTTATTTGTCGCCAATAGCCGTTAACCCTGGTGCCGATGGAATTTTAGACGCTTTGGAAGAATTAAATAAGAAATAA
- a CDS encoding uncharacterized protein (DUF58 family) (product_source=COG1721; cath_funfam=3.40.50.410; cog=COG1721; pfam=PF01882; smart=SM00327; superfamily=53300) translates to MQAVNYENETTYGNLELLAQQVVEGFITGLHKSPFHGFSVEFAEHRQYNNGDNVKNIDWKLYAKTDKLYSKRFEEETNLRCQFVIDVSSSMYFPEPKNNKLIFSIQAAASLMYLLKKQRDAFGLSLFTDEILLNSPAKSTTVHQKYLFTQLEELLHKPKVNAQTNLSEALHQVAELIHKRSLVIVFSDLFNTQTSTDKTDEFFDALQHLKFNKHEVVVFNVVDKSKEVDFNFENRPYQFIDMETGETIKVHTNQVKENYTAAVSSYRQQIALKCAQYKIDLIDADMNAGFYPVLQSYLIKRQKLG, encoded by the coding sequence ATGCAGGCTGTAAACTACGAAAACGAAACAACCTATGGTAATTTAGAATTGCTTGCACAGCAAGTGGTAGAAGGTTTTATCACCGGGCTGCATAAAAGTCCGTTCCATGGCTTTTCTGTCGAATTTGCAGAGCACCGCCAGTATAATAATGGCGATAATGTTAAAAATATCGACTGGAAATTATATGCCAAAACCGATAAACTTTACAGTAAACGTTTTGAAGAAGAAACCAATTTGCGCTGCCAGTTTGTGATTGATGTGTCCTCATCAATGTACTTTCCTGAACCTAAAAATAACAAACTGATTTTCTCGATACAGGCTGCTGCATCTTTGATGTACCTGTTGAAGAAACAGCGTGATGCTTTTGGATTAAGCTTATTTACAGATGAAATACTGTTGAATTCTCCAGCAAAGTCGACTACCGTACATCAGAAATATCTATTTACACAATTAGAAGAGCTGTTACATAAACCCAAGGTAAATGCACAGACTAATTTAAGCGAAGCTTTGCACCAGGTGGCCGAATTAATTCATAAACGCTCGCTGGTAATTGTTTTTAGCGATCTTTTTAATACACAAACCAGCACAGATAAAACGGATGAGTTTTTTGATGCTTTGCAGCATTTAAAATTCAATAAACATGAAGTGGTGGTTTTTAACGTGGTAGATAAATCAAAAGAAGTTGATTTCAATTTTGAAAACCGCCCATACCAGTTTATCGATATGGAAACCGGCGAAACGATTAAAGTACATACCAATCAGGTAAAAGAAAATTATACAGCGGCAGTTTCCTCGTATCGACAGCAGATTGCGCTAAAATGCGCCCAATATAAAATCGACTTAATTGATGCCGATATGAACGCTGGGTTTTACCCAGTCCTTCAGTCTTACTTAATTAAAAGGCAAAAATTAGGCTAA
- a CDS encoding glucose/arabinose dehydrogenase (product_source=COG2133; cath_funfam=2.120.10.30; cog=COG2133; pfam=PF07995; superfamily=50952), whose translation MEQPIYYWNPSISPGCIAFYNSNSIAEWKGNLFVGGLGGSHIIRLVIKDDKIVGEERLLEGKGERFRDMVEGKDGALYSVTDNGHLFRIAKK comes from the coding sequence ATGGAGCAACCTATTTATTATTGGAACCCAAGTATTTCGCCTGGCTGTATTGCGTTTTATAACAGCAATAGTATCGCCGAATGGAAAGGGAATTTGTTTGTGGGCGGTTTGGGTGGTTCGCATATAATCCGATTGGTGATAAAAGATGATAAAATTGTTGGTGAAGAGCGATTGCTGGAAGGTAAAGGCGAACGTTTCCGCGATATGGTAGAAGGGAAGGACGGAGCGCTTTATTCTGTAACCGATAATGGCCATTTGTTTAGAATAGCTAAGAAATAA
- a CDS encoding glucose/arabinose dehydrogenase (product_source=COG2133; cath_funfam=2.120.10.30; cleavage_site_network=SignalP-noTM; cog=COG2133; ko=KO:K21430; pfam=PF07995; superfamily=50952): MSINLFNNKTLGILLTGLALNCANIACVSAQNPVETNEPSADYKPAFAGQTRIAGVKTKTPLDITIINEKLENPWAISVLPNGGFLITQKQGTMVILTPDGKLSKKITGLPKVDPSGQGGLLDVTLDPNFAKNRMIYWAYSEPQDKGVLLAIAKGKLAANETTIENQTIIYRATPAYGGKLQYGSRIVFDKNGNLFVSTGERSGNDIRIQAQYLNSSLGKILHLTTNGKAVANGPFAGKADAKPEIYAYGLRNPDGLAINPLTGDLWEAEFGPKGGDEVNIIKPGKNYGWPIITYGTEYSGKKVGDGIQQKGWHGATYLLLEPKYFAWLYCVL; this comes from the coding sequence ATGTCTATTAACCTATTTAACAATAAAACTTTAGGTATTTTATTGACAGGTTTAGCCCTAAACTGTGCAAATATTGCATGTGTATCGGCGCAGAATCCTGTTGAAACTAACGAACCATCAGCAGATTATAAGCCAGCATTTGCCGGGCAAACCCGAATTGCAGGTGTAAAGACCAAAACCCCTCTGGATATTACGATTATTAACGAAAAGTTAGAAAATCCATGGGCCATTTCAGTTCTTCCAAATGGTGGTTTTTTAATTACACAAAAACAGGGTACAATGGTGATCCTTACTCCTGATGGGAAATTAAGCAAAAAGATAACCGGTTTACCCAAGGTAGATCCATCTGGCCAGGGAGGTTTATTGGATGTAACTTTAGATCCAAACTTTGCTAAAAATAGAATGATTTATTGGGCTTATTCAGAGCCTCAGGATAAAGGTGTATTACTGGCTATTGCCAAAGGTAAATTAGCAGCTAATGAAACTACAATAGAGAACCAGACCATTATTTATCGCGCTACGCCAGCTTACGGCGGTAAACTTCAATATGGTTCGAGAATTGTCTTCGATAAGAATGGTAATTTATTTGTAAGTACTGGCGAACGTTCTGGCAATGATATCAGAATTCAGGCGCAGTATTTAAATTCTTCTTTGGGTAAAATTTTGCACCTTACTACCAATGGAAAAGCGGTTGCGAATGGACCATTTGCTGGCAAGGCAGATGCAAAACCGGAAATTTATGCCTATGGATTGCGGAATCCGGATGGTTTAGCCATTAATCCTTTAACCGGTGATTTATGGGAAGCCGAATTTGGCCCTAAAGGTGGCGATGAGGTGAATATTATTAAACCAGGCAAAAATTATGGCTGGCCGATTATTACCTACGGAACAGAATACAGTGGTAAAAAAGTAGGCGATGGTATTCAGCAGAAAGGATGGCATGGAGCAACCTATTTATTATTGGAACCCAAGTATTTCGCCTGGCTGTATTGCGTTTTATAA
- a CDS encoding thioredoxin 1 (product_source=KO:K03671; cath_funfam=3.40.30.10; cog=COG3118; ko=KO:K03671; pfam=PF00085; superfamily=52833; tigrfam=TIGR01068), with amino-acid sequence MALEITDANFEELVLKSDKPVLVDFWAEWCGPCRMVGPVVEEIAKEYDGKAVVGKVNVDNNPQISMQFGIRNIPALLYFKDGQVVDKQVGAVPKSVLAEKLNKQLA; translated from the coding sequence ATGGCATTAGAAATCACAGATGCAAACTTCGAGGAGCTTGTATTAAAATCAGATAAACCCGTATTAGTAGATTTTTGGGCAGAATGGTGTGGCCCTTGTCGCATGGTTGGTCCAGTAGTAGAAGAAATCGCTAAAGAATATGATGGAAAAGCGGTAGTTGGAAAAGTAAACGTTGATAACAATCCTCAAATTTCAATGCAGTTTGGTATCCGTAACATCCCGGCTTTATTATACTTTAAAGATGGTCAGGTTGTTGACAAACAGGTTGGTGCTGTTCCAAAATCAGTATTAGCAGAAAAATTAAACAAGCAATTAGCCTAG